In Tenacibaculum sp. 190524A02b, the genomic stretch TAAACTAAGGGATAACCCTTAGTCTTTAATGTGTTTATTGTTTGATTATTAGTTTTTTAAAAAACCATATATTCTTTTGAGTACGCAAAAACCCTAAGTATTGATTAAGGGGTTTTAGGTATATAAAAACATGTTTTTTTAACATAAAATACTTCTAAACTATTATATATTTGTAACAGATTTAGGAGACGTCCTAGATTCTTTTCTTTTTCATAGCAATTTTCCCGCTCAATTTTTTGAGTGGGTTTTTTTATGCTTAAAAATTGTTTATAAGCTAAACAATCTAATTGCATTACAATTATTACATTTACCAACAGAATAACAACACATGAAGAAAATAATAATAATAAACGGTCCTAACTTGAACCTTTTAGGAAAAAGAGAACCTACTATATATGGAAATAACTCTTTTGAAGAATATTATAAAGATTTACAAAAGAAATACAGTAATTGTAACTTAGAATATTTCCAATCAAATATAGAAGGAGAATTAGTAAATAAGTTACACGAAGTTGGGTTTGATTTTGATGGGATTGTATTAAATGCGGCTGCATATACACATACATCCGTAGCTATTGCAGATGCTGTTAAAGCGATAACTACTCCAGTAGTTGAAGTTCACATATCTAATGTATATGCAAGAGAACAATTCAGGCATAAAAGCTATTTAGCTCCAAATACGAAAGGAATAATTACTGGTTTTGGTTTATTAAGTTACGAATTAGCTATTCAAAGTTTTTTATAGACTTCAAAGTATAGAAATATCGAATAGCTAAAAGAACAAAAAAACTAGCAAAAGGAATAGGAAATAATTGAAATTTAGTAATCCAAACAATAGGAATACAACATAGTAAAATTAATAATCCTGAAACATATTTAGAAATCCACTTTGGTGGATTTTTTTTACGGATAAAAAAGGCCACAATAAAGTTTGGGGCAAAAGCCCATAAAAAGTTAAAATTATTCGGAGCTGTAGAATGATTGGTAAAAAACCATAGAAAAACTATTAGAATACCAAAAAGCCCAGTAATTAAAAACAAACTAAAATCAAACCAGGTTGAACGTGTATTATTTTTGTAATCTTTATAAGTAATAAAAGTACCTAAAAAGAGTAGGAGTAGAAATATAAGAAACGGATTCACAGTATCTCCATGCAACTCTTTTTCTTTAAAATCTAAAAGCGTATTTGTTTGTAATACTAAATTCTCTTCTTTACCATCTTTTATAACCTTAGCAACTTCTAAAGCATTAAAAACATAATCGGGTAAGTATAAATATTCATAAGCACTAGCAATATTATCTAATTTACTACCTAGAGCAATATTAATTCCTAAACTTCCCCATGTGTTAGTATGTATTTCTTTATTCATTAATTGTCTAAAGGAAGCATCTTCTTTTACAAAATCATCATTATAAATAATAGCTTTTCCTAACGCTTCTTTTATAACATCTCTTGGTTTGGTAGAACAGTTGTTAAAAAAAGGATCATAAAAATAGCTTGCTTTTTCTGGTTGAGCATTTTCTTCTAAATACTTAAAAACAGCATTTTTTTGCGATCTAGTTAAGTTTAAAACCTGCTCTTTAACCCAACGTTCATCTTGTCCATATAATTTTAAAGACCTCGGAAATGAATATCTAGCCAATTTATATCTCATAAATCCTTTGGTAAAATTCACATAAAAATTAGCTTCATCTAAATCAAAAATACCATAGTTATATACCAAATCAAATTGAAACATAGGATCTTTAATTCGGATAGCGGTATGCCCAAATTTTTCATACAAAGCATCTCCTGGACCGTATGTGATTATACTTACCTGAGAAAATTTAGAAAGCTGAATTTGTTGTGCTATTGAAAAACCAAAAAAAGAAAAAAAGAAAAGTAAGGTAAGGTATTTTTTTATAATCATTTTCTAAAAAAACTATAATCAAAGGTAATAGAAAAAATATTAGAATATAAAGCATTTCCTACACTACCAATATTCGTTAAAGCATAATCAATTTGAACACCTCTATATTTGAATCCAACACCAAAATTAGGTTGAATAGCAGTTGAAGAGCTTCCGTCAAGTTCTAAAGTTTTTTGGATATTTCCTACTCCTAAACGTAAAAAAGCCATTTTTTCATAATCTAATTGTAATCCTAAAGAAGGTTCAATACTCACAAAATTGGTAGCAATAATATCATTAGTTTTAGCAAAACGCATGGTTAAATCAACTTCAGCTAACAAAGTAAAGTCTCTATTAAAAGAAAAACGTTTAGCCGCTCCTACTTGCAATTTAGGCTTGGTAATTTCAGTAGTTTCAGGTAATTCTTGATTCTTTCCAGGAATAGCATTTTTAACTTTTTCAAACTCGGTTTCGTTAATAGCCCAAGTATTAAAAGTAGTGGTAATATCACGTACCATTAAACCAAATTCCCAACCATTTCTTTTAAACTGAACTCCAGCATCAAAGCCAAATCCCCAAGAAGTAGCAAAATCACCAATAATTCTACGAACAATTTTAGCATTTACTCCAAATTGAAAACCATCCAATATCATTTTTCTAGCATAAGCTACATTAAATGCATAATCAGCAGCAGAAAAGAGGCTAATTCTATTATAATCAATATTTCCTTGACTGTCTATTAACTCAGTAGTGTTTAAAATATCATCTACTCCAAAACGGATAATAGCCAATCCTAAAGCACTTTTTTGGTCAACAGGCATTGCAAAAGAAGCAAAATTATAACTAGCAATACCTGCAAAATAAGAAGCATGCATTAACGATCCTTGATAATCTTCAACGGCAACTAATCCAGCAGGGTTCCAATAAACAGAATTAACATTATTACTTGTTGCTACAACTGATTTACTCATTCCTAAAGCAGCAGCATCTACACCAATATTTAAGAATTCATTAGAATAATTTCTAAACTGAGCTTGGGCAGAAGTAACAAAAAAAACTGCAAAAAATAAAAAACGTGTTTTCAATAGTCTAATTTCTATGATGTACAAATATCTAAAAATACTAACAACATAACTATGTTTTTTAATAGATATTGCTTTTTTAACAATGCCAATAACATTCTAAGCCATTAACTCAAATCAACTTTATCATTAATAAAATGAATAATTTGCTGTTCTAACCAATTGTTATTTTCAACTGAAAAAGAAGACAAAAAGCCAACGTGTCCACCATAATGTGGTGTTAATAAATGAAAATTAGTAGAATTCCTAGCTTCATCATATGGATAACATTCTTCAGAAAGAAAACTATCATCTAAAGAATTTATCAATAAAGCAGGATGTTTTATTTTAGGTAAATAAGGTTTAGAGCTAGCCTTTAGCCAATAATCTTCAGAACTTTTAAACCCAAAAACAGGTACCGTATATTGTTTTTCTATATGTCTAAACTTAGTAGCCTTAAAAAGTAACTTTTTATCTAGTTTAAAATGCGGATGCTTCTCTGCTTTCTCCAGCAATTTTAATTTCATAGAACGTAAAAACTCTGTTAGGTACAATTTATTCTTAATTTTTTGTAATTCAGCTTGAGAAGAAGTCAAATCTACAGGTACAGAAACAGCCACAGCTCCTTTAACTTTAGCAGGTATTGTATTATACTCTCCTAAATATTTTAAAGTTAAGTTTCCTCCTAAACTAAAACCAATAAGTAAAATATTGTTGTAAGAATATTTATTACATAAATATTGTACAATAAAATCTACATCATCAGTTTTACCGCTATGATACGTTTCTAATAGTAAATTATCTTCACCACTGCAACCTCGCAAATTCATACAAACGGTATCAAATCCATTTTTATTTAGCTCATTAGAAGTAGTAATCATATAATTAGAATTTGCACTTCCTTCTAAACCGTGAATTAAAAGCACTATTGATTTTGATCCAACCATAGAAAAATCCAAATCAATAAAATCATTATCCCATGTAGTTACTCGCTTTCGTTGATAATTAATAGTATCATTTTTAAATAAAGGTCTGTATATGGTACTGAAGTGTGGGTTTCTAAAAGGTAGGTTAGGTATGAAATCAGTAGTTAATATTGGCATAAATTAAACGTTTGGCAGCTGTTTTTTAATTATTGAACAACCAAAAGTCAATACTTCTAACTTTTTATAATGTGGAAACTTAGTATTGGAAATAATTGGTTAATTCTTTGATTCTCTACATAACAAAATGCAGGTATACACAAATATGATAAAAAATAAACAAAAAGTAAAGTAAGAATGAATGCTTTTTGAAGAAAGATTTACTTTTACAATAAATAAGAATTTGAATCTTTAAAAATGTTAAAAGCGACAGTATCAGACAAAAATCAAATAGTTACAATTTTATGCGATGCTTTTGAAGAAATAACGATTCCTAATTCCATAAATTTTGTAGTAAAACAGGATCAATACAGAAAAAAACGCTTAAAAGTGTTAATGGAGTATTTGGTAGATACTACTTTTCTGTTTGGAGATATCTATTTATCAGCTTCTAAAAATACCTGTTTATTAATTCAATATCCACATTTAAAAAAGACTACTTTAAAAACAATACTTTTTGATATACGATTAGCTTTTAAATGTATAGGAATATTTAGAATATTTAAAGTTTTAAAAAGAGAAATAGTACTTAATAAATGCCATATAAAAGAACCACATATTCATCCTATTATAATGGCTACAAAATATAATAATAAAGGAAAGGGTAGTGGTTATCGGTTAATTAAACAAGTATTAGAAAAATATCAAAGTAATAAACTACCCATAATCATTGAAACTACTACACTAGAAAATATTAAGTTATACGAACACTTTGGATTTTCAATTTTCAAAAAAACAAATCAATTTGATTATCCTTTGTACTTTTTAAAGAAATAATAATACAATATAAATTTGATGTTTTGAGGATGATATAAGTCTTCTATTCATTAATTTCATTTTTTAAGTATTCATATTTAAATAAAAGTTGTATATTGCAACTAATTATGATGAGTAAAAAAAATAATGTCTATAACTCAACTCCAAGGTTGATAAGTGTTGCTGAGAGAGTTTTTTCAAGCAAATTGCAAAAAAAATTAATAGAAAATAATATTGATATTACAGTTGAACAATGGCGAATTTTATTTTATTTATGGCAAAAAGATGGTATAAACCAGCAAGAACTTGCTCGTAGAGCTAAAAAAGAAAAAAGTACAATTACTCGCAAAATTAATGCTATAGAAAAAAAAGGGTTAATTGTTCGGAAAAGTTTACTTGAAGATAAAAGAAATAAACTAATCTTTTTAACCGAAAAGGGGATCAAAATAAAACATCAGGCTCTTGAAATAGCACATTCTATTACTATGAAAGCAGAACAAAACATACCTAGTGAACATATAAAAATTCTTAAAGATACAATAAACAAAATAATGAAAAATCTTGAATAAATTTCATCCTATAAGGTTCTTTCTTATTTAGTATAATTTTTTAAAATATAGAGCTTTATATATATAGTTGTATTAAGCAACCAATTTTTAATTTAAAACTAATTGAAAATGAATAGTAAAATGAAAAGATCGAAACGAAGAACATTTATAAAAACAATGGGGTTAACAACTATTGGTTTAACATTATCATCTAACCTTACAAGCTGTCAGAATAACAAGTCTAAAAAAAGTTATTTAACTATTGATGATATGGAGGTAAATGATTCTCTAGGAAACATTATTAAATTAACAGACTATTCAAAAAAAACTGTACAACTAGTAAAAGAAGCTAGTTGTATTGATATGTTAAGTAGTTATAAAGATTTTTTTCATAAAAGAAATAATATTCCTCTAAGTAATCATTGGAGTTCTATCCCAAATTCATTTACTAGAGAAGATCACAGTTTTGTAATGAATTGTGGTGTTAACGTTTTTGGTTGGGGGAGTATGAAGCCCACTTATGAGAGTATGTTACAATTTATAGCAGATCAAAATAGTATTATAGCTTCTAATCCAGATTATTTTTTGAGAATTGATACAAAAAAGAGACTCGAAAGTGTAAATAAATCAGGAAAGATAGGAATGCTAATCACCAATCAAAACTCTAATCATTTCCGTACACTAGACGATATTAAGATGTTTTATGGATTAGGTCAAAGAGTTTCTCAACTTACTTATAATGATAAAAACAGGTTAGGTTGTGGAGCTTTTGTTGAAAAAGATACAGGTATTACTAATTATGGGAAACAAGTTGTTCAACGAATGAACGAAGTAGGAATGGCTGTAGATGTATCTCATTGTGGAGATAAAACCACTTTAGATGCAATAGGATCTAGTTCCAAGCCTGTACTGATTACCCATGGTGCATGTAGAGCATTAGCTAAAGGTGTAACTCGAGCTAAAACTAATGAAGCCATCAAAGCATTAGCTAAATCTGGTGGAGTTATAGGTATTCCTATTTTACGTTTTATGATTAGTAATAATGAACCAGTGACTATTGATCATTTTTTTAATCATATAGACCATATAATACAAATGGTAGGTGTTGAACATGTAGGTATTGGAAGCGATCAGGGTTTATATACAGAGGATTATGGAGAGAAAAGTTGGAGAAAGCTACGTTTAGAAAACGCTCCATCAAAATACCAAACACATACAAATAAAGACTTCCTTTTAACTATTGAAAAGCTTAATCATCCTTATAGAATATATGACATAGCAGAAGGACTTATAAAAAAGGGATATACGGATGAACATGTAAAAATGGTGTTAGGAAATAACTTTAAACGTGTATTAATAGAAATTTTTAAGCATTAGATTAAATCAAGAATTAAATGAAAAAATATATTTTCCTCCTTTTTATAATTTTTGCTTCCTCTTGTATAAGGAAAAATTCTTCTTCTAAACCAGAAAAAAATAGCACTAAAAATCTAGGAGATAACTCTATATCCATAGTCATACTAGGAACTATTCAAGATGCAGGTTCTCCTCAAATTGGCTGTAAAAAAAAATGCTGTGATACACTTTTTAAGTCACCTAAGAATGATAGAATGGTAAGTTCAATAGGTGTAATAGATAATATAAATAATAAATCTTACCTATTTGATGCAAGTCCAGATATAGCTAAACAAATAGATTTATTATTACAGTATAAAAATATAAATATCAACAAAATGGTAGACGGTATTTTTTTAACTCATGCTCATATTGGACATTACACAGGCTTGATGTTTTTGGGTAAAGAAGCGATGAATGCTAATAAGGTTCCAGTTTTCACAATGCCAAGAATGAAGGAATATATTAAAAGTAATGGGCCATGGAATCAGTTGGTTAGGCTAAATAATATAACTCTCAAAGAATTAACGAATAATAATATAGTTAAACTATCAAATGAGGTTGAAGTAATTCCATTTTTAGTTCCTCATAGAGATGAATATTCTGAAACTGTTGGTTACAAAATTATAGGGCCTAATAAGAGTGCATTATTTATACCAGATATAGATAAATGGGAAAAATGGGAAAAGGATATTGTAGATGAAATCAAAAATGTAGATTATGCTTTTTTAGATGCTACATTTTATAGTGGTAAAGAGATTAATAATAGAGACATTTCTCAAATTCCTCACCCTTTTGTTATTGAAAGTCTTAAAAAATTTGAAAAAATTAGTAAAGAAGATAAAAGCAAAATAGTTTTT encodes the following:
- the aroQ gene encoding type II 3-dehydroquinate dehydratase, which produces MKKIIIINGPNLNLLGKREPTIYGNNSFEEYYKDLQKKYSNCNLEYFQSNIEGELVNKLHEVGFDFDGIVLNAAAYTHTSVAIADAVKAITTPVVEVHISNVYAREQFRHKSYLAPNTKGIITGFGLLSYELAIQSFL
- a CDS encoding DUF4105 domain-containing protein codes for the protein MIIKKYLTLLFFFSFFGFSIAQQIQLSKFSQVSIITYGPGDALYEKFGHTAIRIKDPMFQFDLVYNYGIFDLDEANFYVNFTKGFMRYKLARYSFPRSLKLYGQDERWVKEQVLNLTRSQKNAVFKYLEENAQPEKASYFYDPFFNNCSTKPRDVIKEALGKAIIYNDDFVKEDASFRQLMNKEIHTNTWGSLGINIALGSKLDNIASAYEYLYLPDYVFNALEVAKVIKDGKEENLVLQTNTLLDFKEKELHGDTVNPFLIFLLLLFLGTFITYKDYKNNTRSTWFDFSLFLITGLFGILIVFLWFFTNHSTAPNNFNFLWAFAPNFIVAFFIRKKNPPKWISKYVSGLLILLCCIPIVWITKFQLFPIPFASFFVLLAIRYFYTLKSIKNFE
- a CDS encoding PorV/PorQ family protein — its product is MKTRFLFFAVFFVTSAQAQFRNYSNEFLNIGVDAAALGMSKSVVATSNNVNSVYWNPAGLVAVEDYQGSLMHASYFAGIASYNFASFAMPVDQKSALGLAIIRFGVDDILNTTELIDSQGNIDYNRISLFSAADYAFNVAYARKMILDGFQFGVNAKIVRRIIGDFATSWGFGFDAGVQFKRNGWEFGLMVRDITTTFNTWAINETEFEKVKNAIPGKNQELPETTEITKPKLQVGAAKRFSFNRDFTLLAEVDLTMRFAKTNDIIATNFVSIEPSLGLQLDYEKMAFLRLGVGNIQKTLELDGSSSTAIQPNFGVGFKYRGVQIDYALTNIGSVGNALYSNIFSITFDYSFFRK
- a CDS encoding YheT family hydrolase, translated to MPILTTDFIPNLPFRNPHFSTIYRPLFKNDTINYQRKRVTTWDNDFIDLDFSMVGSKSIVLLIHGLEGSANSNYMITTSNELNKNGFDTVCMNLRGCSGEDNLLLETYHSGKTDDVDFIVQYLCNKYSYNNILLIGFSLGGNLTLKYLGEYNTIPAKVKGAVAVSVPVDLTSSQAELQKIKNKLYLTEFLRSMKLKLLEKAEKHPHFKLDKKLLFKATKFRHIEKQYTVPVFGFKSSEDYWLKASSKPYLPKIKHPALLINSLDDSFLSEECYPYDEARNSTNFHLLTPHYGGHVGFLSSFSVENNNWLEQQIIHFINDKVDLS
- a CDS encoding GNAT family N-acetyltransferase — protein: MLKATVSDKNQIVTILCDAFEEITIPNSINFVVKQDQYRKKRLKVLMEYLVDTTFLFGDIYLSASKNTCLLIQYPHLKKTTLKTILFDIRLAFKCIGIFRIFKVLKREIVLNKCHIKEPHIHPIIMATKYNNKGKGSGYRLIKQVLEKYQSNKLPIIIETTTLENIKLYEHFGFSIFKKTNQFDYPLYFLKK
- a CDS encoding MarR family transcriptional regulator, which produces MMSKKNNVYNSTPRLISVAERVFSSKLQKKLIENNIDITVEQWRILFYLWQKDGINQQELARRAKKEKSTITRKINAIEKKGLIVRKSLLEDKRNKLIFLTEKGIKIKHQALEIAHSITMKAEQNIPSEHIKILKDTINKIMKNLE
- a CDS encoding dipeptidase, producing MKRSKRRTFIKTMGLTTIGLTLSSNLTSCQNNKSKKSYLTIDDMEVNDSLGNIIKLTDYSKKTVQLVKEASCIDMLSSYKDFFHKRNNIPLSNHWSSIPNSFTREDHSFVMNCGVNVFGWGSMKPTYESMLQFIADQNSIIASNPDYFLRIDTKKRLESVNKSGKIGMLITNQNSNHFRTLDDIKMFYGLGQRVSQLTYNDKNRLGCGAFVEKDTGITNYGKQVVQRMNEVGMAVDVSHCGDKTTLDAIGSSSKPVLITHGACRALAKGVTRAKTNEAIKALAKSGGVIGIPILRFMISNNEPVTIDHFFNHIDHIIQMVGVEHVGIGSDQGLYTEDYGEKSWRKLRLENAPSKYQTHTNKDFLLTIEKLNHPYRIYDIAEGLIKKGYTDEHVKMVLGNNFKRVLIEIFKH
- a CDS encoding MBL fold metallo-hydrolase — its product is MKKYIFLLFIIFASSCIRKNSSSKPEKNSTKNLGDNSISIVILGTIQDAGSPQIGCKKKCCDTLFKSPKNDRMVSSIGVIDNINNKSYLFDASPDIAKQIDLLLQYKNININKMVDGIFLTHAHIGHYTGLMFLGKEAMNANKVPVFTMPRMKEYIKSNGPWNQLVRLNNITLKELTNNNIVKLSNEVEVIPFLVPHRDEYSETVGYKIIGPNKSALFIPDIDKWEKWEKDIVDEIKNVDYAFLDATFYSGKEINNRDISQIPHPFVIESLKKFEKISKEDKSKIVFIHFNHTNPLINDNSDETKKLINLGFRVANINDVFEL